A DNA window from Akkermansiaceae bacterium contains the following coding sequences:
- the tadA gene encoding Flp pilus assembly complex ATPase component TadA has product MSSSSPPRPPFPEGNPAIQAARFQPGMNGRQLLGIIFRVCRELRVSDIQMRSARPVYIHTNKGMEMLDFLGILSATHMDEILKELIRNRENAGHGFGVTDTGTHIEEQIAHAMHGFSSTKVADFSCDGIPMGDAGERSGRLRIQAHLSSSGLGVTCRILNDFIPELEQLGIDPDTIATLRHASLKRAGLCLVTGPTGSGKSTTLASLIDWVRRHHPKHIVTVEDPIEYQYPDDMPDPVYPGHRTPSPSIVTQQEVGRDVHSYRQGLKDVLRKAPHIILLGEIRDREAMETCMEAAQTGHLVLSTLHTTGAVKTLGRILELYPKENHTAVLSRLSEILIFIHSQGLLNGVNRRVLTYEFLHNSEDAISSAIANYDGGARSLEDVIHRAGNVQWDNNLKRLLQQGLISYDTFENARMNRADNEVF; this is encoded by the coding sequence ATGTCTTCCTCCTCCCCACCACGGCCTCCCTTCCCGGAAGGAAACCCCGCCATCCAGGCGGCGCGTTTCCAGCCGGGCATGAACGGCCGCCAGCTTCTCGGGATCATCTTCCGGGTATGCAGGGAGCTGCGCGTCTCCGACATCCAGATGCGCTCCGCACGCCCGGTCTATATCCATACCAACAAGGGCATGGAGATGCTGGACTTCCTCGGCATCCTTTCCGCGACCCACATGGATGAGATCCTGAAGGAACTCATCCGCAACCGGGAGAACGCCGGCCACGGCTTCGGCGTCACGGATACCGGCACCCACATCGAGGAACAGATCGCGCATGCCATGCACGGGTTCTCCTCCACCAAAGTCGCGGACTTCTCCTGCGACGGCATCCCGATGGGAGATGCGGGTGAACGCTCCGGTCGCCTACGGATCCAGGCCCACCTCAGCTCCTCCGGCCTCGGCGTCACCTGCCGGATCCTGAATGATTTCATCCCGGAGCTGGAGCAGCTCGGCATCGATCCGGACACCATCGCCACGCTCCGCCATGCGTCACTGAAACGCGCGGGCCTCTGCCTGGTCACCGGCCCCACCGGCTCCGGAAAGTCCACCACCCTGGCGTCCCTCATCGACTGGGTGCGCAGGCACCATCCGAAGCACATCGTCACCGTCGAGGATCCCATCGAATACCAGTACCCGGACGACATGCCGGACCCGGTCTATCCCGGCCACCGCACGCCCTCCCCCAGCATCGTCACCCAGCAGGAAGTGGGGCGGGACGTCCACTCCTACCGGCAGGGACTGAAGGATGTGCTGCGGAAAGCGCCGCACATCATCCTGCTCGGGGAGATCCGCGACCGGGAGGCGATGGAGACCTGCATGGAGGCCGCGCAGACCGGACACCTGGTCCTCTCCACGCTGCATACTACGGGCGCAGTAAAAACCCTGGGCCGGATCCTGGAGCTCTACCCGAAGGAGAACCACACCGCGGTGCTGAGCCGGCTTTCGGAAATCCTCATCTTCATCCACTCCCAGGGCCTGCTCAACGGCGTCAACCGCCGGGTGCTGACCTATGAGTTCCTCCACAACAGCGAGGACGCCATCTCCAGCGCCATCGCCAACTATGACGGCGGGGCACGCTCCCTGGAGGATGTCATCCACCGCGCCGGGAACGTCCAGTGGGACAACAACCTCAAGCGGCTGCTCCAGCAGGGACTCATCTCCTACGACACGTTCGAGAACGCCCGCATGAACCGCGCGGACAACGAAGTTTTCTAG